In the genome of Saprospira sp. CCB-QB6, one region contains:
- the rpoN gene encoding RNA polymerase factor sigma-54 — translation MLKQQQSQKMMQKLSPQQIQLMKLLQVPTDMLEQRVQQELEGNPALEIDEHQNDEEEKEDPLEEEYLIGSEESEKKEEDDEELNDPDFEDYLEEYLGNDEASYKLEVNNYSPDQEEKTIPVAVESSFQEQLERQLGMRELTEKEELIARQIMGSLDDDGYLRREPIALADDLLFAENIRFKEADIVRVLEEVVHSFEPAGIGARDLRECLLLQLDRKLQSEDVQQYYEEKEMKSLKLAHRIIKDYFEPFSKKHYKKLIRQLNIFREDLKEATDEILKLNPKPGSVYASSSKIKKYVVPDFIIENKNGELELRLNSRNAPELRINKEYKNMLEAYSASKKDKKQREAIMFVKQKIDAARWFIDAIRQRQDTMFKTMYTIMNYQEDFFLTGDEKRLRPMILKDIAEITGLDISTISRVANSKYVQTEFGTKRLKSFFSESLQTQSGEEVSTLEVKKILTEIIEAENKRKPLSDEKLKTSLQDKGYNIARRTVAKYREQLNIPVARLRKEI, via the coding sequence CAAGAATTGGAGGGCAACCCTGCCCTAGAAATTGATGAGCACCAGAATGATGAGGAGGAAAAAGAGGACCCTTTAGAGGAAGAATACCTAATTGGGAGTGAAGAATCGGAAAAAAAAGAAGAGGATGATGAGGAACTTAATGATCCTGATTTTGAAGATTATCTAGAAGAATACTTAGGCAATGATGAGGCCTCCTATAAGTTAGAAGTAAATAATTACTCCCCAGATCAAGAAGAAAAGACGATTCCCGTAGCAGTGGAGTCTAGTTTTCAGGAGCAGTTAGAGCGGCAATTGGGCATGCGTGAGTTGACAGAAAAAGAGGAGTTGATTGCTCGTCAAATTATGGGAAGTTTGGATGATGATGGCTACTTGCGTCGCGAACCGATTGCTTTGGCTGATGACTTACTCTTTGCTGAAAATATACGCTTTAAAGAGGCAGATATTGTACGTGTTTTGGAAGAGGTCGTTCATAGTTTTGAACCAGCAGGCATTGGTGCCAGAGATTTGCGAGAGTGTTTACTTTTGCAACTGGACCGCAAACTGCAGTCTGAAGATGTTCAGCAATATTATGAGGAAAAGGAGATGAAGAGCCTTAAATTGGCGCATCGCATTATTAAGGATTACTTTGAACCCTTTTCTAAGAAGCACTATAAAAAGCTAATTCGACAGCTCAATATTTTTAGAGAGGACCTAAAAGAGGCGACGGATGAGATTTTGAAGCTCAATCCCAAGCCAGGCAGCGTTTATGCTTCTTCTTCTAAGATTAAGAAATATGTGGTGCCCGACTTTATCATTGAAAACAAAAATGGTGAATTAGAGCTGCGATTGAATAGCCGTAATGCGCCTGAATTGCGCATCAATAAGGAGTATAAAAACATGCTAGAGGCCTATAGTGCTAGCAAAAAAGATAAAAAGCAGCGAGAGGCTATTATGTTTGTCAAGCAAAAAATTGATGCCGCTCGTTGGTTTATTGATGCTATTAGACAGCGACAAGACACCATGTTTAAGACCATGTACACCATCATGAACTATCAAGAAGACTTCTTCTTAACAGGAGATGAGAAGCGGTTGCGCCCCATGATCTTAAAAGATATTGCTGAAATTACGGGCCTAGATATTTCGACTATTTCTAGGGTAGCCAATAGTAAATACGTACAAACAGAATTTGGGACCAAGCGGCTTAAGAGCTTTTTCTCAGAATCCCTACAAACTCAATCTGGAGAGGAAGTCTCTACCTTAGAAGTTAAAAAGATTCTTACAGAAATTATTGAAGCGGAAAACAAGCGCAAACCTCTTTCTGATGAGAAGCTAAAAACAAGCTTACAGGATAAGGGCTATAATATTGCTCGGCGAACGGTGGCCAAATATCGGGAGCAGTTGAATATTCCCGTTGCTCGCTTACGAAAAGAAATTTAA
- a CDS encoding exonuclease SbcCD subunit D C-terminal domain-containing protein: MKVLHTADWHLGHKLFNQSREEEHAAVLQQILDFIIREKVELLIIAGDVFDQHLPPNYAQAQYYNFLKDLQQTPCHTAVVVAGNHDSFNFLDSSKQLLNSLNVKVVANLPTNLEEQLIEIRTPQGELQAYVAAVPFLRERELRQGQMLPYEERILALKQAIRQHYADLAALLADKTELNIPLIATGHLYVDQGQRDGRSDYIHIGQADLFPAQDFPSLFDYVALGHLHRPQKLGEQGRICYSGSILPMDFNEINYAQSVQLLEFEGRKLLQNKTKPLQLLRRLIFYKGDEQKIRAKLEKLPALGEKVSDLLKLELEVPQFLPALEQEFRKILKGKAAELISMQQKLEANAAENQSKGPDKDLAELSPEALFDLYLQEKGTAPKAIEGLQKSFTELLSWMQEQDRD; this comes from the coding sequence ATGAAAGTATTACACACTGCCGATTGGCATTTGGGCCATAAGTTATTCAACCAAAGTAGAGAAGAGGAACATGCCGCTGTTCTTCAACAGATTTTAGATTTCATTATAAGGGAGAAGGTAGAACTACTGATTATCGCAGGGGATGTTTTTGACCAACATTTGCCGCCCAACTATGCACAGGCGCAGTACTATAACTTTCTCAAAGACCTACAACAAACCCCCTGTCATACGGCTGTAGTAGTTGCGGGTAATCATGACTCTTTCAACTTTTTGGATAGTAGTAAACAACTGCTTAATAGCCTCAATGTAAAAGTAGTGGCCAATTTGCCCACTAATTTAGAAGAGCAGTTAATCGAAATTCGGACTCCGCAAGGCGAACTACAAGCCTATGTTGCTGCAGTTCCCTTTCTACGTGAGCGAGAACTTCGACAGGGCCAAATGTTGCCTTATGAGGAGCGCATTTTAGCACTTAAGCAGGCAATTCGACAGCATTATGCCGATTTAGCGGCTCTTTTGGCTGATAAAACGGAACTAAATATTCCTCTAATTGCCACAGGACATTTATATGTGGACCAAGGGCAGCGAGATGGCCGCAGCGATTATATCCATATTGGTCAAGCCGACCTTTTTCCTGCACAAGATTTTCCCAGCCTTTTTGATTATGTCGCTTTGGGCCATTTGCACCGCCCTCAAAAGCTAGGAGAGCAGGGCCGAATTTGCTACTCAGGCTCTATCTTACCTATGGATTTTAATGAAATCAATTATGCGCAATCTGTGCAGTTGCTTGAATTTGAAGGTCGAAAATTGCTTCAGAACAAAACGAAACCTCTGCAGCTGCTTCGCCGTTTAATCTTTTATAAGGGAGATGAGCAAAAAATTAGAGCCAAACTAGAAAAACTCCCCGCTCTAGGCGAAAAAGTTAGTGATTTACTCAAACTAGAGCTAGAAGTACCACAGTTTTTGCCAGCTCTAGAGCAAGAGTTTCGCAAAATACTGAAAGGAAAGGCAGCAGAACTTATCTCTATGCAACAAAAATTGGAGGCTAATGCTGCCGAAAACCAGTCCAAAGGTCCCGATAAAGACCTTGCAGAATTAAGCCCCGAAGCATTATTTGATCTCTACCTCCAAGAAAAAGGAACGGCTCCAAAAGCAATTGAAGGCTTACAAAAAAGCTTTACGGAATTACTTTCTTGGATGCAGGAACAAGATCGCGATTAA
- a CDS encoding AAA family ATPase: protein MLCKFTVSNFKNFKEPFSFSLEDAKNYSFNASAVKEGVVQNAIVYGYNGVGKSNLGLALFDIVGHLTDKHTDADNSYGESSYLNAYSRTQSATFKYEFLFDKHRVIYSYEKKSFRLLLKEQLVINDRIVAEIDRSQTTIARIKLAGAESLNKDLNNPNLSLLKYIKTNANLIDSLENRVLGCFFDFVNKMLFYRSLSRNLYLGYENGVWDIETDIIKKGKLKDFELFLNEKANLDCRLEAVSTFDKIIIAFDFNGVHIPFYDIASTGTQALALFYAWSLRLRSEQPVSFLFIDEFDAFYHHELSRAIVELLKESEVQFVLTTHNTSIMTNDLLRPDCYFLMWPNKIQSLAASTAKELREAHNIEKMYKAGAFYE, encoded by the coding sequence ATGCTATGTAAATTTACGGTCTCTAATTTCAAGAACTTTAAGGAACCTTTTAGTTTTTCCTTGGAAGATGCAAAGAACTACAGCTTTAATGCTTCTGCAGTAAAAGAGGGGGTAGTACAAAATGCCATTGTTTATGGATACAATGGAGTAGGCAAATCAAATTTAGGTTTGGCTCTTTTTGATATTGTTGGGCATTTGACGGATAAGCACACAGATGCAGATAATTCTTATGGGGAGAGTAGTTACTTAAATGCTTATAGTAGAACTCAATCGGCGACTTTCAAGTATGAATTTTTATTTGATAAGCATCGAGTTATCTATTCTTATGAAAAGAAGAGCTTTCGTTTATTATTAAAAGAACAACTTGTAATTAACGATCGAATTGTGGCTGAAATAGATCGTAGTCAAACTACTATAGCAAGAATCAAGCTAGCTGGAGCAGAAAGCTTAAACAAGGATTTAAATAATCCAAACTTATCTTTATTAAAGTATATTAAAACGAATGCAAACTTAATTGATAGCCTAGAAAATAGAGTTTTAGGATGTTTTTTTGATTTTGTAAATAAAATGCTTTTTTATCGATCCTTGTCTAGAAATCTATACTTAGGTTATGAGAATGGTGTCTGGGATATTGAGACAGATATTATAAAAAAGGGGAAATTAAAAGACTTTGAACTATTTTTAAATGAGAAGGCTAATTTAGATTGTCGCTTAGAGGCCGTAAGTACTTTTGATAAAATAATTATTGCTTTTGATTTTAATGGGGTTCATATTCCCTTCTACGATATTGCATCTACGGGAACGCAAGCACTAGCACTTTTTTATGCTTGGAGTCTTCGTTTGCGTTCTGAGCAGCCTGTTTCTTTTTTATTTATAGATGAATTTGATGCCTTTTATCATCATGAGTTGTCTCGAGCAATTGTAGAGCTGCTTAAAGAGTCTGAAGTTCAGTTTGTGCTCACAACTCATAATACATCTATCATGACTAACGATTTACTGCGTCCTGATTGTTATTTTTTAATGTGGCCCAATAAAATACAATCACTAGCTGCTAGCACGGCAAAAGAGTTGAGAGAGGCGCATAACATTGAAAAAATGTATAAAGCAGGAGCCTTTTATGAGTAG